In Seriola aureovittata isolate HTS-2021-v1 ecotype China chromosome 17, ASM2101889v1, whole genome shotgun sequence, a genomic segment contains:
- the LOC130185102 gene encoding transmembrane protein 184B-like isoform X1, whose amino-acid sequence MSQLWRRDIPLSERLGNDSPVGFAPGSPATVAPQGSNSSLVPEAPVFTQEEPIFLMTSTAQTISGFFVWTALLITCHQIYMHLRYYSSPNEQRHIVRILFIVPIYAFDSWLSLLFFTNEEYYVYFDTVRDCYEAFVIYNFLSLCYEYLGGESAIMAEIRGKPIESSCVYGTCCLWGKTYSIGFLRFCKQATLQFCVVKPLMAVITVILQAFGKYRDGDFNVASGYLYVTIIYNISVSLSLYALFLFYFATRELLVPYSPVLKFFMVKSVIFLSFWQGMLLAILEKCGAIPQISSADFSVGEGTVAAGYQNFIICIEMFFAAVALRHAFTYKVYMDKRLDSYGSFPIYGQYGRCAPMKSISSSLKETMNPGDMVQDAIHNFSPAYQQYTQQSTLDRSGGPPLSRSHSNLSTRGDNEKTLLLSSDDEF is encoded by the exons ATGAGTCAACTTTGGCGGCGAGACATACCCCTGTCAGAGAGGTTGGGGAATGACTCTCCAGTCGGCTTCGCCCCGGGGTCCCCAGCCACTGTGGCCCCACAAGGATCCAACTCCTCCTTGGTACCAGAAGCCCCAGTGTTCACACAAGAAGAGCCAATTTTCCTCATGACCTCCACTGCCCAAACTATATCGGGTTTCTTTGTTTGGACAGCCCTTCTTATCACGTGTCACCAG ATCTACATGCACCTACGTTACTACAGCTCTCCAAATGAACAGAGGCACATAGTTCGGATCCTCTTCATAGTCCCCATCTACGCCTTCGACTCTTGGCTCAGCCTCCTTTTCTTCACCAATGAGGAGTATTACGTGTACTTTGACACGGTGCGAGATTGCTACGAAG CCTTTGTCATCTACAACTTCCTGAGCCTGTGTTATGAGTATCTGGGAGGAGAGAGTGCCATCATGGCTGAGATCAGAGGGAAACCTATCGA GTCCAGCTGTGTGTACGGGACCTGTTGTCTGTGGGGGAAAACCTACTCCATTGGTTTCCTCAGGTTTTGCAAACAG GCAACTCTCCAGTTCTGTGTGGTGAAACCCCTGATGGCAGTGATCACCGTCATTCTTCAGGCCTTTGGGAAATACAGAGATGGAGACTTTAA TGTTGCTAGTGGCTACCTGTACGTGACCATCATCTACAACATCTCCGTCAGTCTGTCGCTCTacgctctcttcctcttctactTCGCCACGCGTGAACTGCTCGTCCCATACAGCCCCGTGCTCAAGTTCTTCATGGTCAAGTCGgtcatcttcctctccttctggCAGG GGATGCTGCTGGCCATCCTGGAGAAGTGCGGAGCCATCCCTCAGATCAGCTCTGCTGACTTCTCAGTGGGCGAGGGAACAGTTGCTGCCGGTTACCAAAACTTCATCATCTGCATCGAGATGTTCTTTGCTGCTGTCGCTCTGCGCCATGCCTTTACTTACAAAGTCTACATGGATAAAAGACTGGACTCATACG GCTCATTTCCTATCTATGGACAGTACG GTCGCTGCGCCCCAATGAAGAGCATCTCCAGCAGCCTGAAGGAGACCATGAATCCCGGGGACATGGTCCAGGATGCCATACATAACTTCTCCCCAGCTTATCAGCAGTACACCCAGCAGTCCACGCTGGACCGGAGCGGGGGGCCACCGCTCTCCCGCAGCCACAGTAACCTCAGCACTCGCGGGGACAACGAAAAGACCCTGCTGCTCAGCTCCGACGACGAGTTCTGA
- the LOC130185092 gene encoding trinucleotide repeat-containing gene 6B protein-like has product MEDKKKKKEDKKKRETSQKVPEQKIKVPESAKPSCSQPLATPGSVSPSPGPVAPSSPSPGAAGVSAQVPPGGGNNAKQRTAVANGQPSSSPSGSQSSQQQRYMSREVPPRFRCQQDHKVLLKRGQPPLSSMLLGGGGGGGGGEGGTGGGSGWVATPPVSSQGADNPNASTAGGADSNLGSSSPSPPNSSSSSLCVAALSSSSTTTTSTYANSTWGAGSGSQSSSQGCGKVIVDGTDLEDWPSILGGAKLSSDGAGGGVQEQDCPSNNNNSSASWSERNIQQKGGAVGGGAGNMDNPSPPRSSPLPSSSSLNECVQSSGGVWGSSTSSQVEAGLGSAAFYNSKVSHLLPGPQESPVGGSSNVPGANFNPNVNPSAWPALVQGGTSTSASDGLPQHSSITSASSFSASTTLITTHSLSSVNQTGLHQQHTETAVGARSGEPQQHLGNPGAELGSGGGARGAGPNQEGGDERDCGVASVEEEGNGNLSGSSSLAASSSWRSMPPVSSDISAGASKADGWGGGGTGAQGQEGNVWGFGSQGEKAGWGRGNDGGSNTPVVSQGAWEGGSSDAEWGGTAGGVSSSNLAIGSGRGGDGSSSNSSSSGGSGGIGGSVLQDSASPKLETMTKAWDNQKGMESGDGVVGEWGGGGGVQGGGTGGGGPSSSSGGGSTAGSGGEGSGSSQKQDRASAVRQRSLQTSNAEVALLSMLNRSDLDPRVLSNMGWGQTQIRQNVAWDLDTTKGVGNRNERSTSSSSAFSSATMNTTTSRGPGYPSNTSSVTNDPSSGSHTTSLNSGPATVKEGWDGGATQTTCGPHMPGSTIRKPGMPEEDREGNPGKAAGGWGEHPPENQGKGWGTEEQQWREHRGGGGNRRDIGEQGSGWADGPEDKGTGGWKGTGRGEAGGWGGDWGKRDSTPGSGWGSDGRNRGGNNSDEGSSWGNLDEGGSQRGGWGGGDVGGGKSHQDWGSAKPHTASAQIPNSQVAPMKAPNQQQHQSQGQQPPGGPMQGGWNSRSTVGGGGGGGGPPSKNQNQSSGWTSGPIPQISGGGGETLEPSGWEEPSPQSISRKMEIDDGTSAWGDPTRYNSKNVNLWDKNSATPSQSHSQPPPPPPSMQQQPPRRQQAMQHSRDTNPGNATVGMWGGGAQSVDNGTAAWGQTSDAATGWGDPDEPSKASGWGNPSPNPGKPSTKSMESWGGKGEGSVAASRHPSWDEEDDGGGGVWNSTGSQGSSSSFNSGGWGQTHGGKRGNIKSGGGDSWMNPVSRQFSNMGLLGDDPNDDKKMEVDKRGITDYNGEMRRGGRGGGGYRMPSSKDMGPVDMGPYGEKMGGHGVFVGSGGGMPPPRGMHQPGMHPMNPSQGLRAQVPHQFLSAQVPGPMLKQMPSPGGSVGGVVGGVGGVGSVGSVGGVGGVGGVGGGVFPPQISPQQLAMLSNIYPHMQQFHLACQLLIQQQQQQQQLLQNQRKFPQPQPLRQQPDPQQLARIMAILQQQRQHQQGGVGGAAAGGGSSKLSPSHLGGSLSKQPMVDPLPHPGMGGPLSDLHAKTQGMYSGLAPGGNLSGLELGPMMGGMKDTGGQQSRFKWMMEGHSPAPSPPDTTLHKNGPLPSAIKVRGGSPYSQYEMLGGDGLGIPPQGPADSWHRTPGSKMGNKPATSSWPPEFQPGVPWKGIQSSGDPESDPYMTPGSVLGSPGPPSLNDSDHQLLRDNIGPNPSLNTSLPSPGAWPYSASDSPLSNAHSTGKYSEYKPSWPPEPIGQNKLWKTNRNSSQLPRPPPGLTNQKQASPSPWGSGGPRLARSWGGGGMNQESRFGPGSAWSDGVASRGSCWLLLSNLTPQIDGSTLRTICMQHGPLLTFHLGLTQGSALIRYSSRQEAAKAQGALHMCVLGNTTILAEFVSEEEVARYFAHSQAGGAEGASSGGAAAGGTQGSSGTGPVVASSGGSSPGSERAAAGTTSGGNGNGGGGGESGAAVLSSVRSSGSGWQSLDGTGSSSETSSAQGPGLGIFSQWSTNGSGEGGGVGGVEAGRSGLWGGMTAGYPSSSLWGAPQMEERHQMDSPAALLPGDLLGGGADSI; this is encoded by the exons ATggaagacaagaaaaagaagaaagaagataaaaagaaaagggaaaccTCTCAGAAG GTGCCAGAACAGAAAATCAAAg tgccaGAATCAGCCAAGCCCTCCTGCTCCCAGCCACTCGCCACCCCAGGCTCAGTGTCCCCCAGCCCTGGCCCTGTTGCCCCCTCATCCCCCAGTCCTGGTGCAGCTGGGGTTTCTGCACAAGTTCCTCCTGGTGGTGGGAACAATGCAAAGCAGCGGACTGCTGTGGCCAACGGacagccctcctcctctccctctggaAGCCAGAGCTCCCAGCAGCAGCGATACATGTCCAGAGAGGTTCCACCGAGATTTCGCTGCCAGCAGGACCATAAAGTGTTACTGAAGAGGGGCCAGCCACCGCTGTCCTCCATGCTgctggggggaggaggaggaggaggaggaggggaagggggcACAGGAGGAGGCAGTGGCTGGGTAGCCACCCCACCTGTTTCCTCACAGGGAGCAGATAACCCCAATGCAAgcacagctggaggagcag ATTCCAACCTGGGTTCATCGTCCCCTTCACCCCCCAACTCCTCGTCATCCTCATTATGTGTCGCTGCTCTGTCGtcttcttctactactactacttcaaCTTATGCAAATTCCACATGGGGGGCAGGCTCTGGCAGCCAGTCCTCTTCTCAGGGCTGCGGGAAGGTGATTGTGGATGGGACTGACCTGGAGGATTGGCCAAGCATCCTAGGCGGGGCCAAATTGAGTTCTGACGGGGCTGGAGGAGGGGTGCAGGAGCAAGACTGCcccagtaacaacaacaacagtagtGCCTCATGGAGTGAGAGAAACATCCAGCAGAAGGGAGGAGCagtaggaggaggagcagggaacATGGACAATCCTTCCCCACCTcgttcttctcctcttccctcctcttcctcgcttAATGAATGTGTTCAGTCAAGTGGTGGTGTGTGGGgctcttccacctcctctcaGGTGGAGGCAGGGCTAGGATCAGCAGCATTTTACAATTCCAAAGTCTCCCATCTTCTTCCTGGGCCTCAGGAGAGCCCTGTGGGTGGCAGCAGCAATGTCCCTGGTGCCAATTTCAACCCCAACGTGAACCCCTCTGCCTGGCCTGCCCTGGTGCAGGGTGGGACGTCAACTTCGGCTAGCGACGGCCTTCCACAACACTCATCCATTACTTCAGCTTCCTCGTTCTCTGCCAGCACCACCCTCATCACCACTCACTCTCTTTCATCTGTGAATCAAACcggtcttcatcagcagcatACTGAGACAGCTGTGGGGGCCAGGAGTGGAGAACCGCAGCAGCACTTAGGAAACCCAGGGGCGGAGCTGGGTTCAGGTGGGGGAGCACGGGGAGCAGGACCAAATCAAGAAGGTGGGGATGAGAGGGACTGTGGGGTGGCTAGTGTTGAAGAAGAAGGGAATGGTAACCTTTCTGGCTCTTCCTCATTAGCTGCCTCTTCTTCTTGGAGATCCATGCCTCCAGTGTCCTCTGACATCAGTGCAGGTGCATCAAAGGCAGATgggtggggtggaggagggACTGGAGCTCAGGGGCAGGAAGGGAATGTGTGGGGCTTTGGTAGCCAGGGTGAAAAGGCAGGGTGGGGCAGGGGAAATGATGGTGGCTCAAATACCCCAGTGGTATCTCAGGGAGCGTGGGAAGGAGGCAGTTCAGATGCAGAGTGGGGTGGCACAGCGGGAGGTGTAAGTTCGAGTAACTTAGCAATaggaagtggaagaggaggagatgggagtagcagcaacagcagcagcagtggaggcaGCGGGGGTATTGGGGGCAGTGTTTTGCAGGACTCTGCCTCACCAAAGTTGGAAACTATGACAAAAGCTTGGGACAATCAGAAAGGGATGGAAAGTGGGGATGGGGTGGTTGGGGAgtggggtggaggaggaggagtgcagGGTGGAGGCACTGGAGGTGGAGGACCATCATCTTCTAGTGGAGGAGGCTCCACAGCTGGAAGTGGTGGAGAAGGGAGCGGTAGCAGTCAGAAGCAGGACCGAGCCTCAGCTGTGCGCCAACGCTCCCTCCAGACCTCCAATGCTGAAGTGGCCTTACTTAGCATGCTCAATCGATCTGACCTGGACCCCAGGGTTCTGTCTAACATGGGCTGGGGGCAGACCCAGATTCGACAGAATGTGGCCTGGGACCTGGACACCACAAAAGGAGTaggaaacagaaatgaaagaagcacttcatcttcctctgcatTCTCATCAGCAACCATGAACACTACCACTAGTCGTGGTCCTGGGTACCCGTCTAACACAAGTTCAGTAACTAATGATCCATCTTCTGGCAGTCACACGACCAGTCTAAACTCTGGCCCTGCTACAGTGAAGGAAGGCTGGGATGGTGGTGCAACACAGACCACTTGTGGTCCTCACATGCCTGGTAGCACTATAAGGAAGCCAGGGATGCCAGAAGAAGATAGGGAGGGCAACCCAGGAAAGGCAGCTGGAGGCTGGGGTGAGCACCCACCTGAAAACCAGGGCAAAGGATGGGGGACTGAAGAACAACAATGGAgggaacacagaggaggaggagggaacagGAGAGACATTGGAGAACAGGGTAGTGGTTGGGCAGATGGTCCAGAGGATAAAGGGACTGGGGGGTGGAAGGGGACTGGAAGAGGGGAGGCAGGTGGGTGGGGAGGAGATTGGGGAAAGAGAGACTCTACACCTGGAAGTGGGTGGGGAAGCGATGGACGaaacagaggtggaaacaaCTCTGATGAGGGATCTTCCTGGGGCAATTTGGATGAAGGGGGATCTCAACGAGGAGGATGGGGAGGGGGAGATGTGGGTGGAGGCAAATCCCACCAGGACTGGGGGAGTGCCAAACCCCACACAGCATCAGCACAGATACCAAACAGCCAAGTGGCACCAATGAAAGCCCCAAATCAACAGCAGCACCAATCACAGGGCCAGCAGCCACCAGGAGGTCCCATGCAAGGAGGGTGGAACAGCCGGTCCACTgttggaggtggaggtggaggtggaggtccACCATCCAAGAATCAGAACCAAAGTTCGGGCTGGACTTCTGGCCCGATCCCCCAAATCTCTGGAGGTGGGGGGGAAACCCTGGAGCCCAGTGGCTGGGAAGAACCCTCCCCTCAGTCCATCAGTCGCAAAATGGAAATCGACGATGGCACTTCAGCCTGGGGAGACCCAACCCGCTACAACAGTAAGAATGTGAACTTGTGGGACAAGAACAGTGCTACGCCCAGCCAAAGCCACAGTCAAccgcccccaccaccaccatccatGCAGCAGCAACCACCTAGAAGGCAGCAGGCGATGCAGCATAGCAGGGACACAAACCCTGGCAATGCTACAGTGG GTATGTGGGGAGGAGGTGCACAATCTGTGGATAATGGTACAGCTGCGTGGGGCCAGACGTCAGATGCAGCAACAGGTTGGGGGGATCCAGATGAACCCAGCAAAGCTTCCGGCTGGGGTAACCCTTCACCCAACCCTGGCAAACCTA gCACTAAGTCAATGGAAAGCTGGGGTGGGAAAGGAGAAGGCTCCGTGGCAGCCTCCCGTCACCCCAGCTGGGATGAGGAAGATGACGGCGGTGGAGGGGTCTGGAACAGCACTGGCTCCCAGGGAAGCAGCTCCTCCTTCAACTCAGGAGGTTGGGGTCAGACTCATGGAGGAAAGAGAGGCAACATCAAG AGTGGAGGCGGGGACAGTTGGATGAACCCAGTGTCACGGCAGTTTTCAAACATGGGTCTTCTG GGGGATGACCCAAATGATGACAAAAAGATGGAAGTCGATAAGAGAGGTATAACTGACTATAATGGAGAGATGCgaaggggaggaagaggtggaggaggttaCCGTATGCCTAGTTCCAAAGACATGGGTCCTGTCGACATGGGGCCGTATGGTGAAAAG ATGGGTGGCCACGGAGTGTTTGTTGGAAGTGGCGGAGGGATGCCTCCGCCTCGAGGGATGCACCAACCTGGCATGCATCCGATGAACCCCTCCCAGGGGTTACGTGCTCAAGTGCCTCATCAGTTCCTGTCTGCTCAG GTGCCGGGTCCTATGCTGAAGCAGATGCCCTCTCCTGGCGGCAGCGTGGGTGGAGTGGTTGGAGGAGTGGGAGGTGTCGGCAGCGTAGGAAGTGTCGGAGGGGTCGGAGGGGTCGGTGGTGTCGGAGGAGGAGTGTTCCCTCCTCAGATTTCCCCACAGCAGCTAGCAATGCTTAGCAACATTTACCCCCACATGCAGCAGTTTCATCTG GCCTGTCAGCTCCTGatacaacagcagcaacagcagcagcagctcttgCAGAACCAGAGGAAGTtccctcagcctcagcctctcAGGCAGCAGCCAGACCCGCAGCAG CTTGCAAGGATTATGGCtattctgcagcagcagagacagcatCAGCAAGGTGGAgttggaggagctgcagcaggaggagggagctcCAAACTGTCCCCCTCTCACCTGGGAGGAAGCCTATCCAAACAGCCCATGGTAGACCCTCTTCCACATCCTGGAATGGGGGGTCCCTTATCAGACCTTCATGCCAAAACACAAGGGATGTACTCTG GGCTTGCCCCCGGTGGTAACCTGTCAGGACTCGAGCTCGGTCCCATGATGGGAGGAATGAAAGACACGGGAGGACAGCAGTCCCGCTTCAAATGGATGATGGAGGGACACTCCCCAGCTCCCTCTCCCCCTGACACAACCCTTCACAAGAATG GCCCTTTACCCAGTGCTATAAAGGTGAGAGGAGGATCCCCTTACTCCCAGTATGAAATGCTGGGCGGTGATGGTTTAGGGATTCCCCCACAGGGCCCTGCAGACAGCTGGCACCGAACCCCTGGCAGTAAAATGGGCAACAAACCTGCCACATCAAGCTGGCCTCCAG AGTTCCAGCCCGGTGTGCCCTGGAAGGGAATCCAGAGTAGTGGGGACCCCGAGTCTGACCCCTACATGACCCCCGGTAGTGTTCTCGGCTCCCCAGGACCCCCGAGCCTCAATGACTCTGACCACCAGTTACTGCGAGACAACATAG GGCCAAACCCCTCCCTCAACACCTCGCTGCCTTCACCTGGTGCCTGGCCCTACAGTGCCTCAGACAGCCCCCTCAGCAATGCACACAGCACAG GAAAGTACTCGGAGTACAAGCCCAGCTGGCCCCCAGAGCCCATCGGACAAAACAAGTTATGGAAGACCAATCGCAACAGCTCGCAGCTGCCACGCCCCCCTCCTGGCTTAACTAATCAGAAGCAGGCCTCGCCCTCCCCATGGGGCAGTGGAGGCCCACGGTTGGCCCGGAGCTGGGGAGGAGGTGGGATGAATCAAGAGTCGAGATTTGGGCCAG GCTCAGCTTGGAGCGATGGTGTGGCCTCCAGAGgcagctgctggctgctgctgagcaACCTGACCCCTCAG ATCGATGGCTCCACACTGAGGACTATCTGCATGCAGCATGGCCCCCTGCTGACCTTCCACCTCGGCCTGACCCAGGGCAGTGCTCTGATTCGCTACAGCAGCCGGCAGGAAGCAGCCAAGGCCCAGGGTGCACTGCACAT gtGTGTTCTGGGCAACACCACAATCCTGGCGGAGTTCGTGAGTGAGGAAGAAGTCGCTCGCTATTTTGCACATTCCCAGGCCGGAGGGGCAGAGGGAGCCAGCTCAGGAGGGGCCGCGGCCGGTGGGACGCAGGGCTCATCTGGAACAGGCCCCGTTGTGGCCAGCAGTGGAGGTAGCTCCCCAGGGAGTGAGCGGGCGGCAGCGGGCACAACTTCAGGTGGAAATGGAaatggtggtggaggaggggaaagTGGAGCAGCGGTTCTCAGTAGTGTGCGGTCCTCCGGCTCTGGTTGGCAAAGTCTCGATGGTACAGGCAGTTCTTCAGAAACCTCTTCAGCCCAAGGACCTGGGCTGGGGATATTTTCCCAGTGGAGCACCAATGGGTctggggagggaggaggtgtcGGGGGAGTAGAGGCTGGGAGGTCTGGGCTCTGGGGGGGCATGACTGCTGGATAccccagcagcagcctgtgggGGGCACCGCAAATGGAGGAAAGGCACCAAATGGACAGCCCTGCCGCTTTGTTACCTGGCGACCTGCTGGGAGGAGGAGCTGATTCCATCTGA
- the LOC130185102 gene encoding transmembrane protein 184B-like isoform X2: MSQLWRRDIPLSERLGNDSPVGFAPGSPATVAPQGSNSSLVPEAPVFTQEEPIFLMTSTAQTISGFFVWTALLITCHQIYMHLRYYSSPNEQRHIVRILFIVPIYAFDSWLSLLFFTNEEYYVYFDTVRDCYEAFVIYNFLSLCYEYLGGESAIMAEIRGKPIESSCVYGTCCLWGKTYSIGFLRFCKQATLQFCVVKPLMAVITVILQAFGKYRDGDFNVASGYLYVTIIYNISVSLSLYALFLFYFATRELLVPYSPVLKFFMVKSVIFLSFWQGMLLAILEKCGAIPQISSADFSVGEGTVAAGYQNFIICIEMFFAAVALRHAFTYKVYMDKRLDSYGRCAPMKSISSSLKETMNPGDMVQDAIHNFSPAYQQYTQQSTLDRSGGPPLSRSHSNLSTRGDNEKTLLLSSDDEF; the protein is encoded by the exons ATGAGTCAACTTTGGCGGCGAGACATACCCCTGTCAGAGAGGTTGGGGAATGACTCTCCAGTCGGCTTCGCCCCGGGGTCCCCAGCCACTGTGGCCCCACAAGGATCCAACTCCTCCTTGGTACCAGAAGCCCCAGTGTTCACACAAGAAGAGCCAATTTTCCTCATGACCTCCACTGCCCAAACTATATCGGGTTTCTTTGTTTGGACAGCCCTTCTTATCACGTGTCACCAG ATCTACATGCACCTACGTTACTACAGCTCTCCAAATGAACAGAGGCACATAGTTCGGATCCTCTTCATAGTCCCCATCTACGCCTTCGACTCTTGGCTCAGCCTCCTTTTCTTCACCAATGAGGAGTATTACGTGTACTTTGACACGGTGCGAGATTGCTACGAAG CCTTTGTCATCTACAACTTCCTGAGCCTGTGTTATGAGTATCTGGGAGGAGAGAGTGCCATCATGGCTGAGATCAGAGGGAAACCTATCGA GTCCAGCTGTGTGTACGGGACCTGTTGTCTGTGGGGGAAAACCTACTCCATTGGTTTCCTCAGGTTTTGCAAACAG GCAACTCTCCAGTTCTGTGTGGTGAAACCCCTGATGGCAGTGATCACCGTCATTCTTCAGGCCTTTGGGAAATACAGAGATGGAGACTTTAA TGTTGCTAGTGGCTACCTGTACGTGACCATCATCTACAACATCTCCGTCAGTCTGTCGCTCTacgctctcttcctcttctactTCGCCACGCGTGAACTGCTCGTCCCATACAGCCCCGTGCTCAAGTTCTTCATGGTCAAGTCGgtcatcttcctctccttctggCAGG GGATGCTGCTGGCCATCCTGGAGAAGTGCGGAGCCATCCCTCAGATCAGCTCTGCTGACTTCTCAGTGGGCGAGGGAACAGTTGCTGCCGGTTACCAAAACTTCATCATCTGCATCGAGATGTTCTTTGCTGCTGTCGCTCTGCGCCATGCCTTTACTTACAAAGTCTACATGGATAAAAGACTGGACTCATACG GTCGCTGCGCCCCAATGAAGAGCATCTCCAGCAGCCTGAAGGAGACCATGAATCCCGGGGACATGGTCCAGGATGCCATACATAACTTCTCCCCAGCTTATCAGCAGTACACCCAGCAGTCCACGCTGGACCGGAGCGGGGGGCCACCGCTCTCCCGCAGCCACAGTAACCTCAGCACTCGCGGGGACAACGAAAAGACCCTGCTGCTCAGCTCCGACGACGAGTTCTGA
- the LOC130185103 gene encoding casein kinase I, which translates to MELRVGNKYRLGRKIGSGSFGDIYLGANIATGEEVAIKLECVKTKHPQLHIESKFYKMMQGGVGIPSIKWCGAEGDYNVMVMELLGPSLEDLFNFCSRKFSLKTVLLLADQMISRIEYIHSKNFIHRDVKPDNFLMGLGKKGNLVYIIDFGLAKKYRDARTHQHIPYRENKNLTGTARYASINTHLGIEQSRRDDLESLGYVLMYFNLGSLPWQGLKAATKRQKYERISEKKMSTPIEVLCKGYPSEFSTYLNFCRSLRFDDKPDYSYLRQLFRNLFHRQGFSYDYVFDWNMLKFGASRTAEDGDRERRTGDERDERIGGAPRGSASRGLPPGPNPGAPNRVRNGPEQAISNPASRIQQSGNTSPRAISRAERERKVSMRLHRGAPANVSSSDLTARHDQSRISTSQVSVPFEHMGK; encoded by the exons ATGGAGCTGAGAGTGGGGAACAAGTACCGGCTTGGCCGAAAAATAGGGAGTGGTTCATTTGGAGACATTTACCTTG gtgCCAACATTGCCACCGGTGAGGAGGTAGCCATCAAGCTTGAATGTGTGAAGACCAAACATCCACAACTGCACATTGAAAGCAAGTTCTACAAGATGATGCAAGGAGGAG TTGGAATTCCATCGATAAAGTGGTGTGGTGCCGAGGGAGACTACAACGTGATGGTAATGGAGCTGCTTGGTCCCAGCCTGGAGGACCTTTTCAACTTTTGCTCCCGGAAGTTCAGCCTGAAGACCGTCCTGCTTTTGGCAGACCAGATG ATCAGTCGCATTGAGTACATCCACTCCAAGAATTTCATCCATCGGGATGTGAAGCCTGACAACTTCCTAATGGGGCTTGGCAAGAAGGGCAACCTGGTGTACATCATCGACTTCGGCCTGGCCAAAAAGTACCGTGATGCCCGCACACACCAGCACATCCCCTACAGGGAGAACAAGAACCTGACTGGCACGGCACGCTACGCCTCCATCAACACACATCTTGGAATTG AGCAGTCCAGGCGTGACGACCTGGAGTCTCTCGGCTATGTGCTCATGTACTTCAACCTGGGCTCCCTCCCCTGGCAGGGCCTCAAGGCTGCGACCAAGAGACAGAAGTACGAACGAATCAGCGAGAAGAAAATGTCCACGCCCATCGAGGTTCTTTGCAAAGGATATCCTT ctgagTTCTCCACATACCTGAATTTTTGCCGTTCGCTCCGTTTCGATGACAAGCCAGACTACTCCTACCTACGACAGCTGTTCAGGAATCTGTTCCACCGACAGGGCTTCTCCTATGATTATGTCTTTGACTGGAACATGCTCAAATTT GGTGCCAGTCGGACAGCTGAGGACGGGGATCGGGAGAGGAGAACGGGAGATGAGAGGGATGAGCGGATCGGAGGAGCCCCCAGGGGGTCTGCATCGCGAGGCCTCCCGCCAGGTCCCAACCCTGGAGCTCCCAACAGAGTCAGGAACGGGCCAGAGCAGGCCATCTCTAACCCTGCCTCACGGATCCAGCAGTCTG GCAACACGTCGCCACGTGCAATTTCTcgtgcagagagggagaggaaggtgAGCATGAGGCTCCACCGTGGGGCTCCTGCAAACGTATCGTCCTCTGACCTCACAGCCCGTCACGACCAGTCCAGAATTTCAACATCACAG gtcAGCGTGCCGTTCGAGCACATGGGAAAGTAA